From Branchiostoma lanceolatum isolate klBraLanc5 chromosome 16, klBraLanc5.hap2, whole genome shotgun sequence:
CAAGTAATTATTTTTGACGAAACGTTTGGATTGCTTTTGAACAATGTTTAAAGAGGTCACTGAGAAGACATACATGTGCGGACACATCGTGTCGGTATTCTCTTTCAAGCACCTTTGAAGATGTTCGTTAGCGTGACGAGGTCAAAGTTCGCAACTACCTTGTGACGTAAGTCAAGTAATttgaagcccccctctcactggacccgcgataCGTTGGCGACcacgctgcgaccgagcgatttgacggAGCGGTTAACAAATTTCTTCGatgaaaacgaatctttttgcgctttgtgtgttttgatgtctttttagcAATACTTATACGGTTTGCATGGTATTCTCATCATAAAGCCAAGGGTAACACACATCCAATTAAggatgcagcgaggtcgccaacgtgccgtggGTCAAGTGAGATAGCGGCTCATGTATTAACACCTTCAAaaactagactctaccagtctccacgggtcgctgggaaaatagtagaaatttgccaaatagagtcaaatgtttgaagggagtcggctacgggaATAAGGTCAAATATAGCagcctccgtagccgactccctttaaacttttgactctatttggccaaattctactattttcccagcgacccgtggagactggttaAGTCTACTTCAAAACAGTCAAAACGATTGAATGCAAAATACTGTTATCTTTTCGTCGATTGGCAATGGCAATGCGTTATTTTATCTTATATTGGTAGTTAGTCCGAATATTTTGAATTGATAAGATTCTCTATTTCAAATGTGTAAAGGATTTCTGATTTCTTTTGTTATAAATGCTTTCTTGATACCTGAAGGGAAACTCTTGaccctctttttttttcttaagtgtTTTCACCTGTTTTCGAAGTTGGGGCTCAGACTTCTGGTACTTAAAAGTCCAGTGCTCTCCCTACATAGTAAACATTAGAATTTGTAGTGTCAAAACAGCTAAAAAGGTATTGGCGTGACGTAACCCTTTCTTCCTTgtgaaaaacaacacaatgcGTTACATCTGCTTCGGTCATGAGTGACATTACAATAGGTACTATGATATTAGAATCTGGCCTTTGTTTTCAGTATATTTCACTCACATATATCCTGTTGTTGTCGGGGTCCTTTTTGTGCATAGAGGCACATAGGACAACAGGTTTCCTTGCAGTTTTTGTAGGAATGGTTTATAGGTGTACAAGGAGGGGTTGCAAGCCTTTCACCCATCCATGTAaagttttgtattgtatttaagCACTAGGGCGAACCCCtattcttctcgataagtgtggttgGATGAAGGTGTAGCATTCTATAGGGGGTGgggtatattgtacatgtattgccatGTATTTCTAATTTTTGCCTTCATTGTCGTATCCACTGCTGTACTATTCTGATTATTGTCGTTTAATAAAAGTACTTCCTAATCTAAATTGAAATCTTTAAAGTGCCATGTAATCTTTGAATTAATCGTCTACTATGTTTTCCTTGGTGGGACAAATTAGAAACGggtcatgacgtcatagataGGACTCCATGCCTTACTAGCTAACAGGGCAGTaatttctgtgacgtcacaatccgTTGCTGATATTTTCCACCAAAGAGCACATAGTAAACAATTCATTTGAATATTACATAAGATTTTATGTGTTATCAGAAAAGAACAGATGTTTATGTGAATGATAGAAGGAATCTCATTTCGACGGCACTTTAAATTACTCTGACTGACTTCATTATTACATCATAAAAATATGACAGACACAAGTGAGTGGAATGAGCATAATGATGTGTATTAAAATCATGCAATACATGACGACAACGAACGTAGTCTTTGACACTTTCCATAAATGTATGTTTCCTGTAACTCTGAAACTAGCGTATCGCAGTGTAAAACCCATGGTGTGAAGGTTTGTTGCTCTAAATAGACTGTAATTTCCATAGTAGGTTCTCCAGTTGTAAGTGCTCACGCCTTTTTATGTAAGAATGAATGATAACATTTCGACATTAAACAAAATGGAAGGTTTGGTCTTTCCATCAAGGAACATCACCATATATTACGTGTTCATTAAGGATCAATCGTGTTGTCAATACTAAAAGTATGTTGCCATTACataaatttcatcattgcttGTACATGTTATCCTGCtttaacaaaaacaaagtcAAGTTCACACATTGCATTGATACAGCATAGTCTTGAATACGATGTTTGTTTCAATAATTACTCTTCAACGTCTAAATAGGGTAACTGAAAAATGGTTATATTTTAAACAGACTTAATCAATGTGATTTATAAAATCAAGCTTTTCAAGGAAAACTCACTGCTACAAAAGGGAAAGGCCAAATAATGTGTGcgtttttcatttgtttttctcTACCTCACAAACGACAAATCTTAGCAAGAAAGACTCAGTCGTTCATAGAAAATGAATGTGATTTTACAGATATTTGTGCTTTCCTTCCCTACAGCTTCCAGTGGTCTTTCCCTATGGCATAAGAGCCAATCTTTGTTTCATTCTACAGTCTATACATATCAGATTCTGAGTAACACAGTCACTGACTTTCAATGTTTTCTTGCCTAAACCTTTAAAAGTAGTCTACCACCACCTTTACGTTGTGTTGAATTTTGGGGGGGATCTACAGAGTTTTCTGCCTGAGTAATGAGGTACTGTTTAGGATGACTAACCCCATTGGCGACCGCGGATGGCCTGCATGGGTTTCACGAGATGGTCGAAGCCGGAGTACATCTCGGAGTTGTCGGACAGAAGCCAGGTCAGGAAGGTGTCAGGCTGGTCGCCGTGCTGCGGCTGCATCCACGACATCCAGTTGTTTCCCATGTCTTCGGATGGCTCCTTGTCCTGCTCCATTGGCGGGGTGAAGAACCACGTGTACCACATCTCTTCCGGCTCTTCCTTGTCCTCTTCGTTCATGCCCCACCACGAAGACCACCAATCTTGTTGGACGTCTTCTTCGGATGGTTTTGTGTCCTCTTCCCCAAACAGCCAGGACAGCCAGCTATCCTCCTTATCCTCTTCACTGGGTTTATCTTCGTACATCCAGGAGAACCAGTCATCTTCTTTGTCGTCTTCCTTGTCGTCTTCTTCAAACAGCCAAGAGAACCAACTGTcgtcctcctcttcctcttctggCATGAACCAATTCATCCAGTCGTCTCCGAGGAGCCAGGACATCGGATCTTGTTTGTCGTCGTCGTAGAATGTGTTTGTGTTCCACCCCTGTTGCTGAGTGCCGAACATAACCTGGACAGCCTGCTGCATGACCTGGCTGGGCGTCGGTCTGCTGGTGCCGAACATCTGCTGGATTAGTACCTGCAGGGTTGGCTGTGGAGAATTGCCGAAGAAGTTCTCTGAGATGGCTTGAAGGGTCGGGTTGCCTCCGAAGAGGTTATCGCTGAGCTGTTGCAGAAGAGGGCGCTGGCTGTTGTCGTTCATTCCGAAAAAGAAGTCGGTGACGTCGTCCCAGGCGCTCTGCTGCTGCTGACCGTTGAAGTAGTTCATGATCTGTTGGATGATCGGGCGGCTCGGGCGGTTACTCATGCCGTCGAGGTAGTTGGAGATCACGTCGATCATTGGGCGGGAGGTCGACCAGCTGGGGCGGCTGTGGAGGTAGTCGTGTAGAGCCGCGACTGGGTGCTTGTTCTGCGACTGGAACCAGTTGTCAAGGAAACCGGACAACATGTTCATCATGGGGTGGGTCGGTTGCTGGAACTGTTGCACGATCGCTTGGAGGATGGGGtagttgttattgttgttcatGAACTCTTCTGCAAGGTGAGCCAGGTAGTGAAGCTCGACAGAGAGCCTCAGACGGAGCTGCCTCATCATGGCCCTGAAGTTGTGCCTGCCCAGCTTCATCATATGAGACACGTACATCACCATCTTCTTCACCAGGACTTGTGCGCGCTCCTGCATGTGCTCGCTCACCATCTCGTACAGATTCATGAAGTTGTAGGTGACCTTGGTGTTGTAATCAGTATAGGCAGAGAAGATGAGCTCCACATCGCGATACATGGTCGTGACAATCTTCTCACCGGCCTCGGCCCACATCGCGGCAATCTCGGCGAACTTCATCTCACTCTCCTTGATGATCATTGGCCAGTTGTTCTGGTTGAGGAGGAAGAACTCAGCCATGTACTCAACGAGCGCGAAGTCCATCGCCATCATGTCGTCACTGTAACGGTACAGAGATTAAGATGGTCAATCAAAATGCCAACAAATTTACTGAAATGCAGCAGCAATTTCTGTTTTTTAAAACAGAAATTGCTGGGTTGCAGAGCTCTTGGGAGATCAATTCAGCCTGATATACGACCCTTTTTAAAAAAGGCCACATACCTTGGAGAGAAAATAGAGAGTGCAAGATCATCTAAAGTAGTGAGCATGTCATAGACAGAACCTTTTAAAAGTTAGTAAACGGCGGCTGGCAGACATTTCACTTTATACTGCTGAAAGAGGAATGGTCATTTGTATATAATAAAAAAAACGGTTCTCACCTGGACATGGCATCGCCGGTTTGGGCAGGCATGGCATCGCCGGCTTGAGCAGGCATGACATCACCGGCTTGAGCGGGCATGGCATCGACGGCTCGGTCACGGGAAGGAGCCATCATGTCCCTCTCGGGGAAGACGAACCCAACGCTCTTCATGAGCTTCGTAATCCTCATCATGAAGAAGTCGAAGGTTGGCTCGAAGTTGTCTGGCGGGTTGATACCGAAGTACATCATGACGTCGGGGAGGTATTGCAGACTGGGCCTGAAGTCGTCTGGGATGTCAAGCTTCAGAGGTTTGACCACGAACGTCTTCCACTGCCACATGAGTTCGTTGAGGAAGGAGAGTTCGTAGTCGGCCGGCATCATGAAGAGCTTGTTGATCATCAGCATGAAGTGCTTATTCAGATCGTCGACTTTGTAGTCTTTAGGGATGTCGATATCAAGGATGAAGGCGATGGCATGAACGCATCCGTCTGTGAGGAAATATTCGAATTGAACTGGAGGAACAGTCATGGTCATCCAATCTGGCGCCGTGGCCGGATCGAAAAGCATGGCGATGCCGTCGAAGTCGATGTTGAACAGGCCAGCCACCGTCCCGGGCAGGTCGTTGATCCAAGCGTTGGCCATGTCGTTCCAGGATTGGCTGTCCGTCATCCACTGACTCATCCACATGTTGGCCATTTCGGACCACTGCGCGAACATCATCATGGCCTGGTCGAACCACATCGCTGCGTTCTGCTGCACGAACATCTCCACCATGGGCAGCTGAGAGATGAACCACTCAGGCTCCAGCTTGAAGTCGTCGGGAAGTTCGAAACCGAGCCAGCGGCCGATCCACTTGAGAGCGTTGGGTATATTCTCGATGTATACCATGTTCAGGTCGTATATCAGGGCGAATTGATCTTCCAAGAGCTCTGCAACCCAGGTGTCGTTTGGTGCCAGGGTGGCAGCGATTGGCTGCACGGACATGGCGATGAACTCGTCCTTGGTGGGGATGAGGTTGAAGAGCTCCTTGATGCCCCACTCGGCGAAGTAGATCAACTCCGGTCTGTAGTCAGCAGGCAGGTAGAAGCCGAAGTAGTCGCTGGCTCCGGGCATGAATTCTAGGACCTTCTGGATGACCTGCTGGATAAATACGCCGACGTCACCACCCGTGCTGACGTAGATGTTCTGCTGGATTTGCATGAAGATTTGCTGGGTTGTGTTGAAGACCATCTCGACGATTTGCGGCGCCTGGTTGGCGATGGTTTGGATGATCATGTCCATGTTGGCAGCGACGTACTCCTCGGTCGGCTGGAAGTCGTCGGGGAGGCTGATGCCGAAGGCAGAGACGACGGCTGGGCCGTTGTTGGCGAACCATTCAGGGGTTTGCTCGAAGGAGGCGAACGCCATGACGATCTCGTAGTAGTTGGTCGGCACCTGTATTCCCAAGCTGCCGAGGAAGACTGGTATCTGCTGAACGATGTAGGTTGGGTCGAAGGAGAAGTCATCGGGGATGTCGACCCCGAACAAAAGCTCGAGCAGCTCTCCGACGACTTGAGCCGGGAACTGCTGAGTCATGGCTGCCATCGCTTGCTGGATTGCTGACTGCAGGATATACATGTCAGGGAGCTGGCTCTGGACGTACTGAATGATGGCGTTGGCGTCGCCCATGAGTACGTTAGCTGGAATGTCGATGCCGAGGAGTGCGGCAATTTCAGGAAGCTTGTTTTGGAACATCATGGCTTGGTCGGTTGGTGCGTTGTTGACGTAGTTGGTCAGGGTGGCCGTGATGTTGGTCCATGCTTGCATGCCGAACTGCTGGAATTGAGCGTTGACGTTGGCGTAGAAATCGGGGAAGTTGTTGGCGATCAGCTCCATCAGCGCCGGCAGGTTGTCGAGGATGTTCTGCACGCTAGGACTGAAGCCGACGGGGAATGCCTCGGCGAGGGTTTCCACCTCTGTGAGCAGCCCGTATGCAAGCTCGTCCACGTCAACGTTGACCAGTGCTGCGACGTCCCTGAACTGGTCGATGTATAGTGGGAGATCCTCTGGCTTGTTGACAATGTTCTGCAGCCAGTCGAGCAGCGTCATCTGCAGATCAGGCGCTGGCACGGGGATGCCGAGTCCTGTCAGGATTTCTGTGATCTCTACGGAGACGTTCTTCAGGTAGGCGACGTTGACGTACTCTTGGAGGATCAAAGCTACGACCTGGATGTATTCTGGTGTCGTGTAGTACTCCCTTCTCAGGTGGTCGATCAAGCTTCCAGACAGATCCCTCACCGGGATGTTGGTAAGCGCGGCCACTTCGTACAGCTCTCGAACGAGCGGGGCGAGGTCTGCTCCTGGCTTGGCAAGCGCGATGGTCCAGTTCCTGATGCCCTGTTCCAACTCTGGGGTGACCATGACGCCTCTGCCTGTGATTATTCCATTTATCGCCATGATAACGTTAGCTACCTCCATGTCGTCCAATTTCTGAAGGATCTCGTTCGACTCGAAGAGGTCGTAGTACACTGCCTGGCCGAGGTTGATTTCTCCCCGCAGGCCGCTGAGAAGAGTCGCGGAGAGGTCCACCTCCGGCACGCCTACAATGGCGGCGACTTCATAGAACTGGCGAACGTAGGCTCCGAAGTCGAGACCATTACGGATGTCGGACAGCCACTGGGTCAACTGTGCAACTGAGTCGTCGCTGTAGGGCAAGCCGAGAGGGTCGAGCTGGCCGGCTACATACTGGCCAAAGTCGGGTAGAAGATCTTCAGTCACCGTCAACAGCAAGGCTTGGACTTGGAGGAGGTTATCGACCACCGCGTTGACTTTGTCGAAATGCTCGGTCATGAGTTGTTTAAGGGCGGCTGACAGGTCCGTCACCGACACGTTCAGCATGTAGGCTACATCGTAGAACTGTTCGACTTGTGGGCCGATGTCGTATCGTTCATAGTAGAGAGCTGTGGTCCAAGCGTATATCGAGGCGACAGTTTCGTTGTTGTAGTCAAGTCCGTAAGGCACAAGGTTCGCTGTGATGAGAAGGCTCAGATCTTCAACATACTTGAATTCAACTGTGTTCAGGAGCCGCTTGACTTCCAAGAGATCCATCACAACTTGGTTGACTTCCGCGAAGTGGTCGGTCAAGACCTGTCGCAGACCTCTTGAGAGGTAACTCACGGACAAGTTGAGCGAGTAGGCTACTTGGTAGAACTCTTCAACTTGTGGGCCGATGTCGTCTTGTGCGTTGTAGAGATCGGCGGTCCACTGATAGACAAACGCCTCGGACTCGTTGGTGTATTCCAGTCCGTACTGCCCAAGACTTGCTGTGATTATCTGACTCAGACCGAAGACATACCGGAACTCGACGGTGTTGAGCAGCCGCTTGACTTCAATCAGATCTGCTACAACTTGGTTCCCTTCGGCGAAGTGGTCGGTCAAGAGCTGTCGCAGACCTCCTGAGAGGTAACTCACGGACACGTTGAGCGAGTAGGCTACTTGGTAGAACTCTTCAATTTGTGGGCCGATGTCGTCTTGTGCATTGTAGAGATCGGCGGTCCACTGATAGACAGACGCCTCGGACTCGTTGTTGTATTCAAGTCCGTATTGCCCAAGACTTGCTGTGATGATCTGACTCAGGCCAAAGACATACCGGAACTCGACTGAGTTGAGCAGCCGCTTGACTTCCACTAGATCCATCACGACCTGGTTGACTTCAGCAAAGTGGTCGGTGAGGAGCTGACGTAGCCCCGCCGCCAAGTCCGTGGCTGACACGTTGAGCATGTAGGCTACTTGGTAGAAGTCCTCAACGAAAGGTTGGATGTCGTCGGACAGATAGAGACCGGCGGTCCAGTTGTAGATCGAGGCGATGGATTCGTTGTTGTAGTCAAGACCGTAAGGGACAAGGGCCCCTGTGATGAGAAGACTCAAATCATCGATGTACTGGAAGTCGCTCGTCTTCAGCAGCCTCTTGACTTCGATCAGGTCTGTCACGACGCTCATGCCACCTGTCAGCTGTTCAGTCAGCGCGTCTTTCAGCCCCAAAGATAGGTCTGCCGCAGATACGTTCACCAGGGCGGCCACATCGTAGAACTGCTGAATGTAGGGAGTGATGTCGTTGTCGCCGTACATGCCGAGGGTCCAGTCATACATGGTTTCCAGAGTGTCGTTTTGCCAGGGGTAGCCGAGAGGCTGAAGCTGGTACGCGATGAACTCGCTCAGACCTCTGACGTAGCTGAACTCAACCAGTCGCAGCAGGTTCCTAACTTCGATCAGATGCGCGGTGACGGCCGCGGAACCCTGCATCTGGGCGGTAAGGTCGCGCCAGACGATTTCTGCAAGCTCCAGAGCGGTTTTGTTGACTGTGGCGGCCACTTCGTAGAACTGGTTGACGTAGACGCCGATATCGCCGTCGGTGTCCTGGTACAGACCCGCTGTCCACATGTAGATCGTCTCGCTGCTCTCGGGGGTGATAGGGAAACCCAGCGTGCTCAGCTCCTGGGCGATCAGGATGCTGAACTGCCTGACGTACGTGAAGTTGAAGTTGTTCAGGACTTGCTTGACTTGCATCAGGTAGATGTACACCTGCTCGCCCTCGTCCAACGCTACTGTCAGTTGGTCGCGGAGGGCCGTTGCCGCGGCTTCCGCCGACAAGCCGATGGCTGCAGCGACGCCGTAGAATTCGAAGGCGACGGTGTCGGTGTTGTTCCCGGCGGCGGCGAGCGCGACGGTCCAGTTGTAGATGCCCTCCATAGAGGCGTTGTCGTTGGGGTAACCGTAGGAGGCAAGCAGCGTGGAGATCTCCCAAGCCACCCCGCGGAGGCTGTCAGGGGAATAGTCCTGGAGTCGAGCGGATAGTGCACGCAAGATGTTCGTGAGGTTGATCCATTCGCTAAGATCGCCTATCGCCTGCGTGGCCGCCGCCGCCGCATTGAAACCGAGCGTTGTAGCCAGTGACTCGAACTGCAAGGCAAGCGCGTCGTAGTTGTTCTCCTCCGCGGCTAGCGCTGCCGACCAGGCGGTGATGATTCCCCGAGTGAGGTCGTCTACGCTAATGCCTTGGTTTGCCAGCAGCTCATCGGCTATGTAAGTTGCGAAGAAGTTGTTTGGGTCGTCAAGAGTCTTTTGTAAGCTCGAAATCTGCCTGAGAGCTGAAACAACGAAGGGATTTGCGACGGGCGCTGGGGTGGTTCTGGGGATGATGATGAAGGGATCCGAGGTTCCATCGAGGTCAAGATCATCGAAgttaaactgcgcatgcgcagtggaCGCCAGCAGCGCGAACGCCACCAGCAGTGTAGCGGACCGGACCATTTCCTGCAAAAGAGCGACAaaaaatttagttttttttgcgtttctgACCAAAACCTCacaaacaagaaatcgaagatctgAGTTATTGTAAATGTCTTAACGTCTTAACCCTAGCCATTGCAGTGCCATGGTATGGATACTGAAGGTACTGCTAGGAGGCAAAAAATCGCCATGTTTTTTTGGATATCaataattatatacatatatatatttatatgtaacCCAAATACCAAAATTCATGCACATCCGTCAAATAGATTTTGAGGGTGCGAGCACAAATAAACAAGTACCAAAAATTATATCCGGACGTAACTATCACATGTAGAACTACTGATTGATACAAATATGACAAGAACTCAGATAAAAAGCGTAGAAAACGCATCAAGTAGTCCTCCAAGTGAGACATTGACAAACAAATTCAGtctgttattcatttttatccGTGGTGTCATCAGAAAAGAGTGCACCTAGACTTTATGTAAAAGAAGATCTCTTGTTTGCTAGTAGCGGTCAATGACCCTTCTTTGCTTTTCGAAGTTAGGGCTCGTTCACACTTGTGGGTATATTCACGTCCGTATTAGTTGAGtattaacatttcttttctttctttgtttaggtaaagtttcaggggaagaagttattttctactttgttcCACCGTTGTGTAGCAAGGTTATCCAACCgaaaaaaatgacttcttcggccgAAAACTTTAATTTACATCAAGAATGTTAAGACGAAACTAATGCGGACTTGGAATATACACACAATTATGGACGGGCCCTTAAGAACCCTGTAGCCATGCGGCTAGAACGACTAGGTCTGTTTTGGAATGGACGCGCTCTAGTTAACCTTTCCTGAGCTTGCACTGGGAAACTCGTCGGTCATTGACCTTTTTGTAAAAGCTAGGACAGGTGAGTAGTCTGTGATACCTGAGCCCCCCTTTGGTAAGCTTGTCTTGAACTGGGAACAAgccatccgtgaatagtttcatcaggttggtaagtcactgaataaagagactctttttacacaaccaagagatttattccaccgacgtttcggtgaccatatgtcaccttcttcaaggcaattctgactggttcacatagcaatgcagcacaagTGTTCCTGCTTATACACGAGATGCTTTCCCAAACGCGAAAATTTACATATGTACGACAAATTTACTTTAAACCATGTTACAGGACTGTACGTTTGACCTTATCTACAACTCGACTGACAAAAAAGCAGAAGGATAGCCCGGGGGTATGAAATCAATCTTAAAAAGAATAatggggaaacttaaacatagaAAGCGTTTTCTTTGTGTACAGGAAAACCACATTCGGCCCTCGATAGATAAGACAAGAGCATACTGTCTTAGAAAACATTCGACCGGAATAAGTATTTTGGAAGGAAATACATTTCATCAAGCTGTGATCTTAAATTGCACTTTTACATAAGGATATTCAAATCACCATCTATTTTCAACACTTGATACTGCAATGTACATATATCCAATTAAAAGACTTTCGTGATAACAATTAAGAT
This genomic window contains:
- the LOC136421401 gene encoding uncharacterized protein, with the translated sequence MVRSATLLVAFALLASTAHAQFNFDDLDLDGTSDPFIIIPRTTPAPVANPFVVSALRQISSLQKTLDDPNNFFATYIADELLANQGISVDDLTRGIITAWSAALAAEENNYDALALQFESLATTLGFNAAAAATQAIGDLSEWINLTNILRALSARLQDYSPDSLRGVAWEISTLLASYGYPNDNASMEGIYNWTVALAAAGNNTDTVAFEFYGVAAAIGLSAEAAATALRDQLTVALDEGEQVYIYLMQVKQVLNNFNFTYVRQFSILIAQELSTLGFPITPESSETIYMWTAGLYQDTDGDIGVYVNQFYEVAATVNKTALELAEIVWRDLTAQMQGSAAVTAHLIEVRNLLRLVEFSYVRGLSEFIAYQLQPLGYPWQNDTLETMYDWTLGMYGDNDITPYIQQFYDVAALVNVSAADLSLGLKDALTEQLTGGMSVVTDLIEVKRLLKTSDFQYIDDLSLLITGALVPYGLDYNNESIASIYNWTAGLYLSDDIQPFVEDFYQVAYMLNVSATDLAAGLRQLLTDHFAEVNQVVMDLVEVKRLLNSVEFRYVFGLSQIITASLGQYGLEYNNESEASVYQWTADLYNAQDDIGPQIEEFYQVAYSLNVSVSYLSGGLRQLLTDHFAEGNQVVADLIEVKRLLNTVEFRYVFGLSQIITASLGQYGLEYTNESEAFVYQWTADLYNAQDDIGPQVEEFYQVAYSLNLSVSYLSRGLRQVLTDHFAEVNQVVMDLLEVKRLLNTVEFKYVEDLSLLITANLVPYGLDYNNETVASIYAWTTALYYERYDIGPQVEQFYDVAYMLNVSVTDLSAALKQLMTEHFDKVNAVVDNLLQVQALLLTVTEDLLPDFGQYVAGQLDPLGLPYSDDSVAQLTQWLSDIRNGLDFGAYVRQFYEVAAIVGVPEVDLSATLLSGLRGEINLGQAVYYDLFESNEILQKLDDMEVANVIMAINGIITGRGVMVTPELEQGIRNWTIALAKPGADLAPLVRELYEVAALTNIPVRDLSGSLIDHLRREYYTTPEYIQVVALILQEYVNVAYLKNVSVEITEILTGLGIPVPAPDLQMTLLDWLQNIVNKPEDLPLYIDQFRDVAALVNVDVDELAYGLLTEVETLAEAFPVGFSPSVQNILDNLPALMELIANNFPDFYANVNAQFQQFGMQAWTNITATLTNYVNNAPTDQAMMFQNKLPEIAALLGIDIPANVLMGDANAIIQYVQSQLPDMYILQSAIQQAMAAMTQQFPAQVVGELLELLFGVDIPDDFSFDPTYIVQQIPVFLGSLGIQVPTNYYEIVMAFASFEQTPEWFANNGPAVVSAFGISLPDDFQPTEEYVAANMDMIIQTIANQAPQIVEMVFNTTQQIFMQIQQNIYVSTGGDVGVFIQQVIQKVLEFMPGASDYFGFYLPADYRPELIYFAEWGIKELFNLIPTKDEFIAMSVQPIAATLAPNDTWVAELLEDQFALIYDLNMVYIENIPNALKWIGRWLGFELPDDFKLEPEWFISQLPMVEMFVQQNAAMWFDQAMMMFAQWSEMANMWMSQWMTDSQSWNDMANAWINDLPGTVAGLFNIDFDGIAMLFDPATAPDWMTMTVPPVQFEYFLTDGCVHAIAFILDIDIPKDYKVDDLNKHFMLMINKLFMMPADYELSFLNELMWQWKTFVVKPLKLDIPDDFRPSLQYLPDVMMYFGINPPDNFEPTFDFFMMRITKLMKSVGFVFPERDMMAPSRDRAVDAMPAQAGDVMPAQAGDAMPAQTGDAMSSDDMMAMDFALVEYMAEFFLLNQNNWPMIIKESEMKFAEIAAMWAEAGEKIVTTMYRDVELIFSAYTDYNTKVTYNFMNLYEMVSEHMQERAQVLVKKMVMYVSHMMKLGRHNFRAMMRQLRLRLSVELHYLAHLAEEFMNNNNNYPILQAIVQQFQQPTHPMMNMLSGFLDNWFQSQNKHPVAALHDYLHSRPSWSTSRPMIDVISNYLDGMSNRPSRPIIQQIMNYFNGQQQQSAWDDVTDFFFGMNDNSQRPLLQQLSDNLFGGNPTLQAISENFFGNSPQPTLQVLIQQMFGTSRPTPSQVMQQAVQVMFGTQQQGWNTNTFYDDDKQDPMSWLLGDDWMNWFMPEEEEEDDSWFSWLFEEDDKEDDKEDDWFSWMYEDKPSEEDKEDSWLSWLFGEEDTKPSEEDVQQDWWSSWWGMNEEDKEEPEEMWYTWFFTPPMEQDKEPSEDMGNNWMSWMQPQHGDQPDTFLTWLLSDNSEMYSGFDHLVKPMQAIRGRQWG